The Deltaproteobacteria bacterium genome includes a window with the following:
- a CDS encoding bifunctional aldolase/short-chain dehydrogenase, with protein MESRWSEREAAEFVERLAPRWGEDLALCVYGSRLVGRDPDLVMHGGGNTSLKGTVTTLVGERVEALFVKGSGWDLDAIEPPGLPAVDLAHLRKLRALGELSDEEMVNQLRTHLFDASAPNPSVETLLHAFLPHRFVDHTHADIALVLTNQPRDEAEAMVREAFGPRWAIVPYVMPGFALAKLAAEVYERDPSVEGLVLMNHGLFTFADDARTAYERMIAGADRAERFVRARARARRPTGRGARLEVPPAGAAARLAPVLRGALAEATGDADRPWRRMILEHRASEATLDILAGSDAARIAAANPLTPDHVIRTKGPALLLPGDLPLDDPGALRERLAAAVARYREAYDAYFETNRARARTLVTKLDSSPCVILVPGVGLFTAGRTKQDARIAADIAEHTLRAKALANAIGRYTALGDADLFDMEYWSLEQAKLGKAKEAALAGQVALVTGAAGAIGFTVCQKLIEAGAHVVAADLAGERLEAAAGELDPGRRGLAAGVVMDVTDERSVAAGFAETCRLYGGVDILVLNAGIAHVSPIEATDPAAFRRVVDVNLVGYFLVLREVAALFRRQGTGGNVIVNSSKNVFAPGADFGAYSASKAGAHQLGKVAALELAAAGVRVNMVNADAVFGDAKRPSGLWQAVGPARARSRGLDPAQLRDYYRERNLLKAAVTPEHVGNAVVFFASNLTPTTGATLPVDGGVPDAFPR; from the coding sequence ATGGAGAGCCGCTGGTCGGAGCGCGAGGCCGCCGAGTTCGTCGAGCGCCTCGCACCGCGCTGGGGCGAGGACCTGGCGCTGTGCGTCTACGGCTCGCGGCTCGTCGGCCGTGACCCCGACCTCGTGATGCACGGCGGCGGCAACACGTCGCTCAAGGGGACGGTGACGACCCTCGTCGGCGAGCGGGTGGAGGCGCTCTTCGTCAAGGGGAGCGGCTGGGACCTGGATGCGATCGAGCCGCCCGGGCTCCCGGCGGTGGACCTGGCGCATCTCCGCAAGCTGCGCGCGCTCGGCGAGCTGTCCGACGAGGAGATGGTGAACCAGCTCCGCACCCACCTCTTCGACGCGAGCGCGCCGAACCCGTCGGTCGAGACGCTGCTCCACGCCTTCTTGCCCCATCGCTTCGTCGACCACACCCACGCCGACATCGCGCTGGTGCTGACCAACCAGCCGCGCGACGAGGCGGAGGCGATGGTGCGCGAGGCCTTCGGCCCGCGCTGGGCGATCGTGCCCTACGTCATGCCCGGCTTCGCGCTCGCCAAGCTGGCGGCGGAGGTCTACGAGCGCGACCCGTCGGTAGAGGGGCTGGTGCTCATGAACCACGGCCTCTTCACCTTCGCCGACGATGCGCGCACCGCCTACGAGCGGATGATCGCCGGCGCCGACCGCGCCGAGCGCTTCGTGCGCGCCCGGGCGCGCGCGCGCCGCCCGACCGGCCGCGGCGCTCGCCTCGAGGTCCCGCCGGCCGGGGCCGCGGCCCGGCTCGCCCCGGTGCTGCGCGGCGCGCTCGCCGAGGCGACGGGCGATGCGGACCGGCCCTGGCGCCGCATGATCCTCGAGCATCGCGCGAGCGAGGCGACGCTCGACATCCTGGCCGGGTCCGACGCGGCGCGCATCGCGGCCGCGAACCCGCTCACCCCCGACCACGTGATCCGCACCAAGGGGCCCGCGCTGCTCCTCCCCGGCGACCTCCCGCTCGACGATCCGGGCGCGCTCCGCGAGCGGCTCGCCGCCGCCGTCGCCCGCTACCGCGAGGCCTACGACGCGTACTTCGAGACCAACCGTGCGCGTGCGCGCACCCTGGTCACCAAGCTCGACTCCTCGCCGTGCGTCATCCTCGTGCCCGGCGTCGGCCTGTTCACCGCCGGGCGCACCAAGCAGGACGCGCGCATCGCGGCCGACATCGCCGAGCACACGCTCCGCGCCAAGGCGCTCGCCAACGCGATCGGCCGCTACACGGCGCTCGGCGACGCGGACCTCTTCGACATGGAGTACTGGAGCCTCGAGCAGGCGAAGCTCGGGAAGGCGAAGGAGGCGGCGCTCGCCGGGCAGGTGGCGCTCGTCACCGGCGCCGCCGGCGCGATCGGCTTCACGGTCTGCCAGAAGCTGATCGAGGCGGGCGCGCACGTGGTGGCGGCCGACCTGGCCGGCGAGCGCCTGGAGGCCGCGGCCGGGGAACTCGATCCCGGGCGGCGCGGCCTCGCCGCGGGCGTGGTGATGGACGTGACCGACGAGCGCTCGGTCGCGGCCGGCTTCGCCGAGACGTGCCGGCTCTACGGCGGCGTCGACATCCTCGTGCTCAACGCCGGGATCGCGCACGTGAGCCCGATCGAGGCGACCGACCCGGCCGCCTTCCGCCGGGTGGTGGACGTGAACCTCGTCGGCTACTTCCTCGTCCTGCGCGAGGTCGCGGCGCTCTTCCGCCGCCAGGGCACGGGCGGCAACGTGATCGTCAACTCCTCGAAGAACGTCTTCGCGCCGGGCGCCGACTTCGGGGCCTACAGCGCCTCCAAGGCGGGCGCGCACCAGCTCGGCAAGGTGGCCGCGCTCGAGCTGGCGGCGGCCGGCGTGCGCGTCAACATGGTGAACGCCGACGCCGTCTTCGGCGACGCGAAGCGGCCCTCGGGCCTGTGGCAGGCGGTCGGCCCGGCGCGCGCCCGCTCGCGCGGCCTCGATCCCGCCCAGCTGCGGGACTACTACCGGGAGCGCAACCTGCTCAAGGCGGCGGTCACCCCCGAGCACGTCGGCAACGCGGTCGTGTTCTTCGCCTCCAACCTGACCCCGACCACCGGTGCGACGCTGCCCGTCGACGGGGGCGTGCCGGACGCATTTCCCCGCTGA
- a CDS encoding phosphotransferase family protein — protein MTPDELAERLARDVARRLGAERVAVERLRRLAGGASRELWAFDAALPGGGVERLVLRGDPPGHPVHSSRRDEFAVLAAAHAAGLPVPRVRWCEEDPAVLGAPFFVMDFVAGETLARRLLRDAEYAPARAALPGQLAAALAAIHALDPRAPALAFLPRPPADATPAAAELARHEQLYRAVTLDPHPALELALRWLAAAPPAPRAETLVHGDFRIGNVIFGPEGLRAVLDWELAHAGDPMEDLGWLCVRSWRFGADAQPVGGLCRREEFFAAYARAAGAPVDSAAVRWWEVFGNLKWAIICVMQARSFIDGARSVELASLGRRVAEMELELLELTEA, from the coding sequence ATCACGCCCGACGAGCTCGCCGAGCGGCTCGCCCGCGACGTCGCGCGCCGGCTCGGCGCCGAGAGGGTCGCGGTCGAGCGCCTGCGCCGCCTGGCCGGCGGCGCCTCGCGCGAGCTCTGGGCCTTCGACGCGGCACTGCCCGGCGGCGGCGTCGAGCGCCTCGTGCTGCGCGGCGACCCGCCGGGACACCCCGTGCACTCGAGCCGGCGCGACGAGTTCGCCGTCCTCGCCGCGGCGCACGCCGCCGGGCTCCCGGTGCCGCGCGTGCGCTGGTGCGAGGAGGACCCGGCCGTCCTGGGCGCGCCCTTCTTCGTGATGGACTTCGTCGCGGGCGAGACGCTCGCGCGCCGCCTCCTGCGCGACGCCGAGTACGCGCCCGCGCGCGCCGCGCTCCCCGGCCAGCTCGCCGCGGCGCTGGCCGCCATCCATGCCCTCGACCCGCGCGCGCCGGCGCTCGCCTTCCTGCCGCGGCCGCCGGCGGACGCGACGCCCGCGGCGGCGGAGCTCGCGCGCCACGAGCAGCTCTACCGCGCCGTCACGCTCGACCCGCATCCGGCGCTCGAGCTCGCGCTCCGCTGGCTCGCCGCGGCGCCGCCCGCGCCGCGCGCCGAGACCCTGGTGCACGGCGACTTCCGCATCGGCAACGTCATCTTCGGGCCCGAGGGCCTGCGCGCCGTGCTCGACTGGGAGCTCGCCCACGCGGGCGATCCGATGGAGGACCTGGGCTGGCTCTGCGTGCGCTCCTGGCGCTTCGGCGCGGACGCGCAGCCGGTCGGCGGCCTCTGCCGGCGCGAGGAGTTCTTCGCCGCCTACGCCCGCGCCGCCGGCGCGCCCGTCGACTCGGCCGCGGTGCGCTGGTGGGAGGTGTTCGGCAACTTGAAGTGGGCGATCATCTGCGTGATGCAGGCGCGGAGCTTCATCGACGGCGCGCGGAGCGTCGAGCTCGCGAGCCTCGGGCGCCGCGTCGCCGAGATGGAGCTCGAGCTCCTCGAGCTGACGGAGGCGTGA
- a CDS encoding isochorismatase family protein — protein sequence MTLRPGDGLIVVDVQNDFLPGGSLAVAGGDEVVPPLNAYVAAFVRAGLPIFATRDWHPPNHCSFRTRGGPWPPHCVAGSEGARFAPGLALPPSTVVVSKDTLSEQDTYSGFQGGDLDARLREAGVRRVFVGGLATDYCVFHTVKDALARGYTAVLLGDAVRAVDVRPDDGRRAEAEMIRLGAVPIRRDLLAA from the coding sequence GTGACTCTCCGCCCGGGTGACGGCCTCATCGTGGTGGACGTGCAGAACGACTTCCTCCCCGGCGGCAGCCTTGCCGTCGCCGGGGGCGACGAGGTCGTGCCGCCGCTGAACGCCTACGTCGCGGCCTTCGTCCGCGCCGGCCTGCCGATCTTCGCGACGCGCGACTGGCATCCGCCGAACCACTGCTCGTTCCGCACGCGCGGCGGGCCGTGGCCCCCTCACTGCGTGGCCGGCAGCGAGGGCGCGCGCTTCGCGCCCGGCCTCGCGCTCCCGCCCTCGACCGTGGTGGTGTCGAAGGACACGCTGTCCGAGCAGGACACCTACTCCGGGTTCCAGGGAGGCGACCTCGACGCGCGCCTGCGCGAGGCCGGCGTGCGGCGCGTGTTCGTGGGCGGCCTCGCGACCGACTACTGCGTCTTCCACACCGTCAAGGACGCGCTCGCGCGCGGCTACACCGCGGTGCTGCTCGGCGACGCGGTCCGCGCCGTCGACGTCCGGCCGGACGACGGGCGCCGGGCGGAGGCGGAGATGATCCGCCTGGGCGCCGTCCCGATCCGCCGCGACCTGCTCGCTGCATGA
- a CDS encoding nicotinate phosphoribosyltransferase, translating into MSAESGALLTDLYQLTMLHAYVRRGMGEPAVFELFVRSLPPARGFLLAAGLEQALEYLATLRFTGEELAWVAREGRFDRAFVDYLARLRFTGDVHALPEGTVFFPDEPILRVTAPLPEAQLVESRLLNLLHFQTLVASKAARAVLAAPGKVLVDFGLRRAHGAEAALLAARASYLAGLAGSATVLANPRFGIPLYGTMAHSFVQAHDDEAEAFAHFAADDPEHAVHLLDTYDTEAAAAKVVTLAREGVAVRGVRLDSGDLAEHARRVRRILDAGGLGEVTIFASGNLDEDGLRDLIASGAPIDGFGLGTRLVTSADAPYLDCAYKLVEYAGRPRRKRSEGKASWPGRKQVWRRHGDDGRMCGDVLALEDDPQAGTPLLVPVMRAGRRLGLSASLVASRAHAAGELGRLPEPLRRLEPGAAYPVTVAPALRTLAATLDGR; encoded by the coding sequence ATGAGCGCCGAGTCCGGCGCCCTGCTCACCGACCTCTACCAGCTCACCATGCTGCACGCGTACGTCCGCCGCGGCATGGGCGAGCCGGCCGTGTTCGAGCTCTTCGTGCGCAGCCTGCCGCCCGCGCGCGGCTTCCTCCTCGCCGCGGGGCTCGAGCAGGCGCTCGAGTACCTGGCGACGCTGCGCTTCACCGGCGAGGAGCTGGCGTGGGTGGCGCGCGAGGGGCGCTTCGACCGCGCCTTCGTCGACTACCTGGCGCGCCTGCGCTTCACCGGCGACGTGCACGCGCTGCCCGAGGGCACCGTCTTCTTCCCGGACGAGCCGATCCTGCGCGTCACGGCGCCGCTACCCGAGGCGCAGCTCGTGGAGAGCCGGCTGCTCAACCTGCTCCACTTCCAGACGCTCGTCGCCTCCAAGGCGGCGCGCGCGGTGCTGGCAGCGCCCGGGAAGGTGCTCGTCGACTTCGGCCTGCGGCGCGCGCACGGCGCGGAGGCAGCGTTGCTCGCGGCGCGCGCGAGCTACCTCGCCGGGCTCGCCGGGAGCGCGACCGTGCTCGCGAACCCGCGCTTCGGCATCCCGCTCTACGGCACCATGGCACACTCCTTCGTGCAGGCGCACGACGACGAGGCGGAGGCGTTCGCGCACTTCGCCGCCGACGACCCCGAGCACGCGGTGCACCTGCTCGACACCTACGACACGGAGGCGGCGGCGGCGAAGGTGGTCACGCTCGCGCGCGAGGGCGTCGCGGTGCGAGGCGTCCGGCTCGACAGCGGCGACCTGGCCGAGCACGCGCGCCGGGTCCGGCGCATCCTCGACGCGGGCGGGCTCGGCGAGGTCACCATCTTCGCGAGCGGCAACCTCGACGAGGACGGGCTGCGCGATCTGATCGCCAGCGGCGCGCCGATCGACGGCTTCGGCCTCGGCACGCGCCTCGTCACCTCCGCCGACGCGCCCTATCTCGACTGCGCCTACAAGCTGGTCGAGTACGCAGGGCGGCCGCGGCGCAAGCGCTCCGAAGGCAAGGCGAGCTGGCCGGGCCGGAAGCAGGTCTGGCGCCGCCACGGTGACGACGGCCGCATGTGCGGGGACGTCCTCGCGCTCGAGGACGACCCGCAGGCGGGCACGCCGCTCCTCGTGCCGGTCATGCGCGCCGGGCGGCGCCTCGGGCTCTCCGCGTCGCTCGTCGCGTCCCGCGCGCACGCCGCCGGCGAGCTCGGGCGGCTTCCCGAGCCGCTCCGCCGCCTCGAGCCCGGCGCCGCCTACCCGGTCACCGTCGCCCCGGCGCTCCGCACCCTGGCCGCAACGCTGGACGGGCGGTGA
- a CDS encoding DUF72 domain-containing protein encodes MPARVGNVAFGTASWTDRTLLASRAFYPPAAGTPERRLRYYARHFPVVEVDATYYALPSAAHARAWAARTPPDFAFGVKAHAALTRHPLEPARLDRDLLDELPRELRRKRSVYANELPEAVLAELWRRFHAALEPLRAAGKLAYLLFQMPKWFTPSRASEAYLEQVPARLPGAPIAVEFREARWLAEARRERTLDFLRRGGFVYVSVDEPQGTRASVPPVAAATSDALAVVRFHGRNATAWDKPGAGTAERFGYAYREDELREWAPRLRHLAARTRQVHVLMNNCYRHYAVQNAKDLAALLAEGS; translated from the coding sequence ATGCCCGCGCGCGTCGGCAACGTCGCCTTCGGCACCGCTTCGTGGACCGACCGGACGCTGCTCGCGAGCCGCGCCTTCTATCCGCCCGCGGCGGGCACGCCCGAGCGCCGGCTGCGCTACTACGCGCGCCACTTCCCGGTGGTCGAGGTGGACGCGACGTACTACGCGCTGCCGTCCGCGGCCCACGCGCGCGCCTGGGCCGCACGCACGCCCCCCGACTTCGCGTTCGGCGTGAAGGCCCACGCCGCGCTGACTCGGCATCCGCTCGAGCCGGCGCGCCTCGACCGGGACCTGCTGGACGAGCTCCCGCGCGAGCTGCGCCGCAAGCGGAGCGTCTATGCCAACGAGCTGCCGGAGGCGGTGCTCGCCGAGCTCTGGCGGCGCTTTCACGCCGCCCTGGAGCCGCTCCGCGCCGCGGGAAAGCTCGCCTACCTCCTCTTCCAGATGCCGAAGTGGTTCACGCCCTCGCGCGCGAGCGAGGCCTACCTGGAGCAGGTGCCGGCGAGGCTCCCCGGCGCGCCGATCGCGGTCGAGTTCCGCGAGGCGCGCTGGCTGGCGGAGGCGCGGCGCGAGCGCACGCTCGACTTCCTCCGCCGCGGCGGCTTCGTGTACGTGTCGGTCGACGAGCCTCAGGGTACGCGCGCGAGCGTGCCGCCGGTCGCCGCGGCGACTTCCGACGCGCTCGCCGTGGTCCGCTTCCACGGCCGCAACGCGACGGCATGGGACAAGCCCGGCGCCGGCACGGCCGAGCGCTTCGGATACGCGTATCGCGAGGACGAGCTGCGCGAGTGGGCGCCGAGGCTCCGGCACCTCGCCGCCAGGACCCGCCAGGTCCACGTGCTGATGAACAACTGCTACCGCCACTACGCCGTGCAGAACGCGAAGGACCTCGCTGCCCTGCTCGCCGAGGGCTCTTAG
- a CDS encoding DUF2760 domain-containing protein: MVRGQAGLDVDRDAQAAHAGNERRRHHADGDQHRPGMPGEEARVALERGHEGVSFPHPLAMQSRPRMLAAPPPCDSKAGMLLTRLLLALVLAAAVAAGNFLVAGDAPAWRVGAPFALAVVVAFLPSRPGAPPAREPAAPPPPPAESPGTEALGLLGLLQEQGRFVDFVTEDLAPYPDEQIGAAVRGIHEGCRKALDERVALEPVLRAAEGEMVTIEGGFDPAAIRLTGNVGGGPPFRGVLRHAGWRVTRVTFPAGRGRDPHIIAPAEVEIA; the protein is encoded by the coding sequence ATGGTTCGCGGGCAGGCTGGCCTCGATGTCGATCGAGACGCGCAGGCGGCCCATGCCGGCAACGAGCGCCGCCGTCACCACGCCGACGGCGACCAGCACCGTCCAGGCATGCCGGGTGAGGAAGCGCGCGTAGCGCTCGAGCGGGGGCATGAAGGGGTTTCTTTCCCGCATCCGCTCGCGATGCAATCCCGCCCTCGCATGCTTGCCGCGCCACCGCCGTGTGATAGCAAGGCGGGCATGCTCCTCACACGTCTCCTCCTCGCGCTCGTGCTCGCGGCCGCGGTCGCCGCGGGGAACTTCCTCGTCGCGGGCGACGCGCCCGCCTGGCGCGTCGGCGCACCGTTCGCGCTGGCGGTGGTGGTCGCGTTCCTGCCCTCGCGGCCGGGCGCGCCGCCCGCTCGAGAGCCGGCTGCGCCGCCTCCGCCGCCCGCCGAGTCGCCGGGCACCGAAGCGCTCGGCCTCCTCGGACTCCTGCAGGAGCAGGGTCGCTTCGTCGACTTCGTGACCGAGGACCTCGCGCCCTACCCGGACGAGCAGATCGGCGCCGCCGTGCGCGGCATCCACGAGGGCTGCCGCAAGGCGCTCGACGAGCGGGTCGCGCTCGAGCCGGTGCTGCGGGCGGCCGAAGGCGAGATGGTGACGATCGAGGGCGGGTTCGATCCGGCGGCGATCCGGCTCACGGGCAACGTCGGCGGCGGGCCGCCCTTCCGCGGCGTGCTGCGCCACGCGGGCTGGCGCGTGACGCGCGTGACCTTCCCCGCGGGCCGCGGCCGGGACCCGCACATCATCGCGCCGGCCGAGGTGGAGATCGCCTAG
- a CDS encoding molecular chaperone DnaK — MAARFVVGIDLGTTNTACAWVDTQAGRTLHVFDVPQLVAPGELGARPTLPSFLYLAGAHELPPGSLDPPWATGRAWCVGLFAREQGARVPGRLVASSKSWLCHAAVDRTAAILPWGAADGVAKVSPVEASARTLTHLREAWDASFPAPLAEQDVVLTVPASFDEVARELTLAAARTAGLPDVVLLEEPQAAVYAWLAAHQGDWRARVAAHPLVLVVDVGGGTTDLSLIAARASRGELGLERVAVGEHLLLGGDNIDLALAREVEARLLARGGQLDTQRFNGLVSQCRAAKERLLADPCPGEVRLSVPGRGGAVVGGALAARLTRAEVEAVVLDRFFPRVAADAQARRGTGLAPREWGLPFAEEPEITRHLAEFLARQREAAGQADLPLARPDALLFNGGALEPESVRERLCDVVASWHGGRRPAVLEGESLQLAVARGAAYFGLARRGLGVRIGGGAARTYYLGLGDGRALCLVPRGMEEGEALEIAEPEFELLANRPVSLPLLTATDRSGERAGDLVAAAGLAPLPPIRTVLRFGRKLVEAALPVHLEVRLTEIGTLEIWCRSRTTDHRWRLEFRLREPVGEAPAAGEAAGLVIEPARVEEAAGLLRAAFAGGDDAVTLTRRLEGALGAGRDAWPLGAIRALWDALWPLEPARARAPAREARWLNLAGFLLRPGFGDPGDELRVSRLWRVLGAELRHPRAAQCRAEWWNLWKRIAGGLGARQQEHLLQQVSPALLRRGKPKGPRPGAQELREMWQAIGSCERLAAGARAALGAVLVAEAERGRATEPELWALARLGARAPLYGPLNCVVARDTAAAWAERLLAAAWPRPEAYAFALAQIARATGDRERDLDASLRERIARRLAAAPNGERAARLVREPVPLEAREEARLLDEALPAGLRIRGAGADSSSNRRQPPIDAEEDQG, encoded by the coding sequence ATGGCCGCCCGCTTCGTCGTCGGCATCGACCTCGGCACGACCAACACCGCCTGCGCCTGGGTCGACACGCAGGCCGGGCGCACGCTCCACGTCTTCGACGTGCCGCAGCTCGTCGCGCCGGGCGAGCTGGGCGCGCGGCCGACGCTGCCCTCGTTCCTCTACCTGGCTGGCGCGCACGAGCTGCCCCCGGGCAGCCTCGATCCACCCTGGGCGACGGGCCGTGCCTGGTGCGTGGGCCTCTTCGCCCGCGAGCAGGGTGCGCGCGTCCCCGGGCGCCTGGTGGCCTCGTCCAAGTCGTGGCTCTGCCACGCGGCCGTCGATCGCACGGCCGCGATCCTGCCCTGGGGCGCCGCGGACGGGGTGGCGAAGGTCTCGCCGGTCGAGGCGTCGGCGCGCACCCTCACGCACCTGCGCGAGGCGTGGGACGCGAGCTTCCCCGCGCCGCTCGCCGAGCAGGACGTGGTCCTCACCGTGCCGGCGTCGTTCGACGAGGTGGCGCGCGAGCTGACGCTCGCTGCCGCGCGCACGGCCGGGCTGCCCGACGTGGTCCTCCTGGAGGAGCCGCAGGCTGCCGTCTACGCCTGGCTCGCGGCGCACCAGGGCGACTGGCGCGCGCGCGTGGCGGCGCATCCGCTCGTCCTCGTCGTCGACGTCGGGGGCGGCACGACCGACCTGTCGCTCATCGCCGCCCGCGCGAGCCGCGGCGAGCTCGGGCTCGAGCGCGTGGCCGTGGGCGAGCACCTCCTCCTCGGCGGCGACAACATCGACCTCGCCCTGGCGCGCGAGGTCGAGGCGCGTCTGCTGGCGAGGGGCGGCCAGCTCGACACGCAGCGGTTCAACGGGCTCGTGAGCCAGTGCCGGGCGGCGAAGGAGCGCCTGCTCGCGGATCCCTGCCCGGGCGAAGTCCGCCTCTCGGTACCGGGCCGCGGCGGCGCGGTGGTCGGCGGCGCGCTCGCGGCCAGGCTCACGCGCGCGGAGGTGGAGGCCGTGGTGCTCGACCGCTTCTTCCCGCGCGTCGCCGCCGACGCGCAGGCGCGGCGCGGGACGGGGCTCGCGCCGCGCGAGTGGGGGCTGCCTTTCGCCGAAGAGCCGGAGATCACCCGCCACCTGGCCGAGTTCCTCGCCCGGCAGCGCGAGGCAGCGGGGCAGGCGGACCTGCCGCTCGCGCGCCCCGACGCGCTCCTCTTCAACGGCGGCGCCCTCGAGCCGGAGAGCGTGCGCGAGCGCCTGTGCGACGTCGTCGCGTCCTGGCACGGCGGGCGCCGCCCCGCGGTGCTGGAGGGCGAGTCGCTGCAGCTCGCCGTGGCGCGCGGCGCGGCCTACTTCGGGCTCGCGCGCCGCGGCCTCGGCGTGCGCATCGGCGGCGGCGCGGCGCGGACGTACTACCTGGGGCTCGGCGACGGGCGCGCCCTCTGCCTCGTGCCGCGCGGCATGGAGGAGGGCGAGGCGCTCGAGATCGCCGAGCCCGAGTTCGAGCTGCTCGCCAACCGGCCCGTGTCCCTTCCCTTGCTCACGGCGACGGACCGGAGCGGGGAGCGCGCGGGCGACCTCGTCGCGGCCGCTGGGCTGGCGCCGCTCCCGCCCATCCGCACCGTGCTCCGCTTCGGGCGCAAGCTGGTCGAGGCCGCGCTCCCGGTGCACCTCGAGGTACGCCTCACGGAGATCGGCACGCTCGAGATCTGGTGCCGCTCGCGCACCACCGACCACCGCTGGCGCCTCGAGTTCCGCCTGCGCGAGCCGGTGGGAGAGGCGCCCGCGGCCGGCGAAGCGGCCGGGCTGGTGATCGAGCCCGCGCGCGTCGAGGAGGCGGCGGGCCTCCTGCGCGCCGCCTTCGCGGGCGGCGACGATGCCGTCACGCTGACGCGCCGCCTGGAGGGGGCGCTCGGCGCCGGGCGCGACGCCTGGCCCCTCGGCGCGATCCGCGCCCTGTGGGACGCGCTCTGGCCGCTCGAGCCGGCACGCGCGCGCGCACCCGCGCGCGAGGCGCGCTGGCTCAACCTCGCCGGCTTCCTCCTCCGCCCGGGCTTCGGCGATCCCGGCGACGAGCTGCGCGTGAGCCGTCTCTGGCGCGTGCTCGGCGCCGAGCTGCGCCATCCGCGTGCCGCACAGTGCCGCGCCGAGTGGTGGAACCTCTGGAAGCGGATCGCGGGCGGACTCGGAGCGCGGCAGCAGGAGCACCTCCTCCAGCAGGTGAGCCCGGCGCTCCTCCGTCGCGGCAAGCCCAAGGGCCCGCGCCCGGGCGCGCAGGAGCTGCGAGAGATGTGGCAGGCGATCGGGAGCTGCGAGCGGCTCGCCGCGGGCGCCCGCGCCGCGCTGGGCGCCGTACTCGTCGCCGAGGCCGAGCGCGGGCGCGCGACCGAGCCGGAGCTGTGGGCGCTGGCGCGCCTCGGCGCGCGGGCGCCGCTCTACGGCCCACTCAACTGCGTGGTCGCGCGCGACACGGCGGCTGCGTGGGCGGAGCGGCTCCTCGCCGCCGCCTGGCCGCGCCCCGAAGCCTACGCCTTCGCGCTCGCCCAGATCGCGCGCGCGACGGGCGACCGTGAGCGCGACCTCGACGCTTCGCTGCGCGAGCGGATCGCGCGCCGGCTGGCGGCAGCGCCGAACGGGGAGCGTGCGGCGCGCCTGGTGCGCGAGCCGGTGCCGCTCGAGGCGCGCGAGGAAGCGCGGCTGCTCGACGAGGCGCTGCCGGCCGGGCTCAGAATTCGCGGCGCCGGAGCCGACAGCTCAAGCAACCGGCGTCAGCCGCCGATAGACGCAGAGGAGGACCAAGGATGA